One genomic window of Solea solea chromosome 12, fSolSol10.1, whole genome shotgun sequence includes the following:
- the LOC131470137 gene encoding mixed lineage kinase domain-like protein has product MDIIDPILSIASEIYTLVENVKANKKRCQRVSDRVRALEDLVRSIKERGTIQDSADVGQSLKELSITLKSAQHLIKKYTSANWMQRILKSSSHGDEFNSVNERLNDAFQVLSGALQVEHGNMLYQVFELSSRVKEDEVDGKADDAELKELLLEYMKNQQEKMDAMHREFENVKVNVEKVMEMLNKPRVTDEDIRMIRPDELKYDLPKNPFMKTSTSEVYKGEYHGFAVVIKRYIDPVNPSPREVRSVFNKEVETMRRFESPNILRMFGICVQDEDGPNPQFLIIMEYCEKGSLRQVLDSEAKLSWIRKARMCFDAAQGIYRLHQTEVKSKVHGCINSSKFLVAEGYRVKLGGFELAKTETSLKKPIKEKDREIRSLCYSSPQMLSDINHVYSKECEMYSFGIVLWEIATRKRPFEGFSDKEIYQKVCKDKCQEMLPDDCPESLEQLIKACRSFDSFHRPSSGVLLDKLRSVVTQLEEQ; this is encoded by the exons ATGGATATTATAGACCCCATCCTGTCCATTGCCTCAGAAATCTACACCCTGGTTGAAAATGTAAAGGCCAATAAAAAACGCTGCCAGCGAGTGTCTGATCGAGTCAGAGCTCTGGAGGATCTGGTGAGATCCATCAAAGAGAGGGGTACAATCCAAGACTCTGCTGACGTTGGGCAATCCCTCAAAGAACTCTCCATCACTCTGAAATCAGCACAGCATCTCATCAAGAAGTACACCTCAGCCAACTGGATGCAACGAATCCTCAAGTCCAGCAGCCACGGAGATGAATTCAACAGTGTGAACGAACGTCTCAACGATGCGTTCCAGGTGCTGTCCGGAGCTCTGCAGGTGGAGCACGGGAACATGCTGTACCAGGTGTTTGAACTGAGctccagagtgaaagaggatgagGTTGACGGGAAGGCGGATGATGCAGAGCTGAAGGAAT TGCTCCTGGAATACATGAAGAATCAGCAGGAGAAAATGGACGCCATGCATAGAGAATTTGAAAACGTCAAAGTCAATGTGGAAAAGGTCATGGAGATGT TGAATAAGCCTCGTGTCACCGACGAGGACATCCGAATGATCAGGCCAGATGAGCTGAAGTACGACCTTCCCAAAAATCCCTTCATGAAAACGTCGACCTCTGAGGTCTACAAAGGAGAGTATCATGGATTTGCAGTGGTCATCAAGAGATACATAGACCCTGTGAACCCCAGCCCAAG GGAGGTGCGGTCTGTCTTCAATAAGGAAGTTGAAACCATGAGACGTTTTGAGTCGCCCAACATCCTGCGAATGTTTGGCATCTGTGTCCAGGATGAGGACG GGCCCAATCCCCAGTTCCTCATCATCATGGAGTACTGCGAGAAGGGAAGTCTCAGACAGGTTCTGGACTCTGAAGCCAAACTGTCATGGATCAGGAAAGCTCGTATGTGTTTCGATGCAGCACAAGGAATCTACCG ACTGCACCAAACTGAAGTCAAAAGTAAAGTTCATGGGTGCATCAACAGCAGCAAGTTTCTGGTCGCTGAAGGCTACAGAGTAAAG CTGGGAGGTTTTGAACTGGCCAAAACAGAGACGTCACTGAAGAAGCCGATAAAGGAAAAAGATAGAGAGATCAGGTCCTTGTGCTACTCCTCTCCACAGATGCTCAGTGACATCAACCACGTCTACAGTAAAGAGTGTGAGATGTACAG CTTTGGTATCGTCCTGTGGGAAATTGCAACACGTAAGAGACCTTTTGAAG GGTTTTCAGATAAGGAAATATATCAGAAAGTGTGCAAAGACAAATGTCAAGAAATGCTTCCTGATGACTGTCCTGAGTCACTTGAACAACTGATCAAGGCCTGCCGAAGCTTTGACAGCTTCCACAGACCATCTTCAGGAG tGCTGCTGGACAAACTGCGCAGTGTGGTGACACAGTTAGAGGAGCAATAG